A DNA window from Setaria viridis chromosome 2, Setaria_viridis_v4.0, whole genome shotgun sequence contains the following coding sequences:
- the LOC117846355 gene encoding uncharacterized protein: MPRTTVVESPGCPPLRALTTDILGLVKVVEAHAKPAGAAKIVETWGAPDASRAIVAASLADRAADPVLAVARKNGVVELLNPLNGNALAAVKTVGPAPTDGGAEGDPLVALHLFTRQSSDSMLGTFIACTDKGKASMRSITKENAASGSGAGPSTTWDVCSGGNVQFCSVDHGESYAMFGGKGIEMNLWDITSCSKMWSAKSPRANSLGIFTRPWFTAGTFLCKEDHRKIVACTNDHQVRLYDTALQRRPAISVDFRESPIKAVAADPNGHDVYIGTGTGDLASFDMRTGKLLGCYIGKCSGSIRSIVRHPELPLIASCGLDSYLRIWDTNTRQLLSAVFLKQHLTTVVIDSHFSVEEPEETKSKQPESLVEAEAEVRKEKKKKKSKTVEEDEAEAEFRKEKKKKKSKSIDEDETEAEAEFWKEKKKKKSKTIEEDETEAEAVVRKEKKKKKSKTVEEDEEQVGVVDHYDSDGEMHVRKEKKKKKSRTIEEDEERDSDDEMCTPKRRKSGERSKSLKKSKKQHIA; the protein is encoded by the exons ATGCCGCGGACCACCGTGGTGGAGAGCCCCGGCTGCCCGCCGCTTCGCGCCCTCACCACCGACATCCTTGGCCTCGTCAAAG TCGTCGAGGCCCACGCGAAGCCCGCGGGCGCCGCCAAGATCGTGGAGACATGGGGCGCCCCGGACGCCTCCCGCgccatcgtcgccgcctccctcgccgaccGAGCGGCCGACCCC GTCCTGGCTGTTGCAAGGAAGAACGGCGTG GTTGAGTTGCTGAATCCGCTGAATGGGAATGCTCTGGCTGCTGTCAAGACCGTGGGACCAGCACCAACTGATGGTGGAGCTGAAGGTGATCCTCTCGTCGCGCTGCACCTTTTCACGAGACAGTCTTCAGACTCAAT GTTAGGCACATTTATTGCCTGCACGGACAAGGGGAAAGCTTCTATGAGGTCCATCACAAAAGAAAATGCAGCTTCAGGCTCGGGTGCTGGGCCATCAACCACGTGGGACGTGTGCAGTGGGGGTAATGTGCAATTTTGCTCAGTGGATCATGGTGAAAGCTATGCCATGTTTGGAGG GAAAGGTATAGAAATGAACTTGTGGGATATCACATCTTGTAGCAAGATGTGGTCTGCTAAATCT CCCCGAGCCAATAGCCTTGGTATATTCACTCGGCCTTGGTTCACTGCTGGAACCTTCTTGTGCAAGGAGGATCATCGTAAAATTGTAGCCTGCACAAATGATCATCAG GTCCGCTTGTATGATACTGCATTGCAAAGAAGACCTGCAATCTCTGTTGATTTTAGGGAGTCACCAATCAAGGCAGTTGCTGCTGATCCTAATGGGCATGATGTCTATATCGGTACAGGAACAGGGGACCTTGCTTCCTTTGACATGAGAACAG GAAAATTGCTGGGATGCTATATTGGCAAATGCAGTGGAAGTATTAGATCAATCGTTAGGCATCCGGAGCTACCTTTGATAGCATCTTGTG GACTGGATAGCTACTTGCGTATCTGGGACACAAACACAAGACAGTTGCTTTCTGCG GTCTTTCTGAAGCAGCATCTTACAACTGTGGTTATTGATTCACATTTTTCTGTTGAAG AGCCTGAAGAGACAAAGTCCAAGCAACCAGAGTCTTTGGTGGAGGCTGAGGCTGAGGtccgaaaagaaaagaagaaaaagaagagtaaAACAGTTGAAGAGGACGAGGCTGAGGCTGAATTCcggaaagaaaagaagaaaaagaagagtaaATCAATTGATGAGGATGAGACTGAGGCTGAGGCTGAATTctggaaagaaaagaagaaaaagaagagtaaAACAATTGAAGAGGATGAGACTGAGGCTGAGGCTGTAGTTcggaaagaaaagaagaaaaagaagagtaaAACAGTTGAAGAGGATGAGGAGCAAGTCGGAGTGGTCGACCATTACGATAGTGATGGCGAAATGCATGtcaggaaagaaaagaagaaaaagaagagtaGAACGATTGAAGAGGATGAGGAGCGAGATAGCGATGATGAAATGTGCACTCCCAAGAGAAGAAAATCTGGAGAAAGAAGCAAATCCctgaagaagagcaagaaacagCATATTGCCTAG
- the LOC117846356 gene encoding probable protein phosphatase 2C 62, whose protein sequence is MAGKEIYHKVKDKVKDAFSSSGPETGKGKTKLSGKRVKHGYHLVKGKSNHPMEDYLVAEYRQVGEHDLGLFAIFDGHLGHTVPDFLRSHLFDNILSEPEFLSDPETAIRKAYQLTDQKILEKASELGRGGSTAVTAILIGSDKSVKLVVANVGDSRAVISKNGVAEQLSVDHEPNMERQSIEKKGGFVSNLPGDVPRVDGQLAVARAFGDRSLKKHLSSDPYVIEETINENSDFLILASDGLWKVMSNQEAVDEIKDFKDAQAAAKHLTELAVNRKSKDDISVIVVKFLC, encoded by the exons GTCAAAGATGCTTTTAGTTCATCAGGACCAGAAACAGGGAAAGGCAAGACAAAGTTATCAGGCAAGCGTGTCAAACATGGTTACCATCTGGTGAAGGGGAAGTCCAATCATCCAATGGAGGACTATCTAGTGGCAGAGTATCGGCAAGTTGGTGAACATGATTTGGGTTTGTTTGCAATATTTGATGGTCACCTGGGCCACACTGTTCCAGACTTTCTGCGCTCCCACCTTTTTGATAACATCTTGAGTGAG CCAGAGTTCTTGAGTGACCCAGAAACTGCTATACGGAAAGCATACCAACTCACCGATCAGAAAATATTGGAGAAAGCATCAGAGTTGGGAAGGGGAGGCTCCACAGCTGTTACTGCCATCTTAATAGGCAGTGACAAGTCCGTGAAGCTTGTGGTTGCGAATGTTGGGGATTCACGGGCAGTTATTAGCAAAAACGGTGTGGCGGAGCAGCTTTCAGTTGACCATGAACCAAACATGGAGCGACAATCGATTGAGAAAAAGGGTGGTTTTGTATCAAACCTACCAG GTGATGTACCACGTGTTGATGGGCAGCTGGCAGTTGCGAGGGCATTCGGAGACCGGAGCTTGAAGAAGCACCTCAGCTCTGATCCATATGTAATTGAGGAAACTATCAATGAAAATTCCGATTTTCTAATTCTAGCAAGCGATGGTTTATGGAAG GTGATGTCAAACCAGGAGGCGGTGGATGAGATCAAGGACTTCAAGGACGCGCAGGCAGCCGCGAAGCACCTGACGGAGCTGGCCGTGAACCGGAAGAGCAAGGACGACATCTCTGTGATTGTTGTCAAGTTCCTGTGCTAG